One segment of Myxocyprinus asiaticus isolate MX2 ecotype Aquarium Trade chromosome 41, UBuf_Myxa_2, whole genome shotgun sequence DNA contains the following:
- the LOC127432133 gene encoding armadillo repeat-containing protein 1-like codes for MSGEPDALAVVNQLRDLAADPLNRRAIVEDQGCLPGLILFLDHPNPQVVYSALLAVRYLAECRANREKMKGELGMMLSLQNVVQKGTSPGETKLLASEIYEILQNSSSPEADRAEAAASCRKKAQFFLGATNKRAKTVVLQIDGLDDSAKRSLCEEALLKIKGVISFTFQMAVKRCVVRIRSDLKAEALGTAIASTKVMKAQQVVKGEDGSEIVMPFQEDSDVVVEQNMNLPDYLPEEESPSQEQHKAVTRLGSVQDGVSWLGTAANFLSRSFYW; via the exons ATGAGCGGGGAGCCAGATGCCTTGGCTGTGGTGAATCAGCTGAGGGACTTAGCTGCTGACCCCCTCAACAGGCGAGCTATTGTTGAAGATCAAGGCTGCTTGCCCGGCCTCATTCTCTTCCTTGACCACCCCAATCCACAAGTCGTCTACTCTGCGCTATTG GCGGTGCGCTACCTGGCAGAATGCCGCGCCAACAGGGAGAAGATGAAGGGTGAGCTGGGCATGATGCTGAGTCTGCAGAACGTCGTGCAGAA gGGCACGTCACCAGGCGAGACGAAGCTGCTGGCCTCTGAGATCTACGAGATCCTGCAGAACTCCAGCAGCCCGGAGGCCGATCGGGCAGAAGCTGCCGCCTCGTGCCGAAAAAAAGCCCAGTTCTTCCTGGGAGCCACGAACAAACGGGCCAAAACTGTAGTGCTTCAGATCGATGGGCTTGATGACTCG GCGAAGAGGAGTCTCTGTGAGGAGGCTCTGCTTAAAATCAAAGGAGTCATCAGCTTTACCTTCCAGATGGCTGTGAAGAGATGTGTGGTTAGGATCCGTTCTGACTTGAAGGCAGAG GCCTTGGGAACTGCTATAGCTTCAACCAAAGTCATGAAAGCACAGCAGGTAGTGAAGGGGGAAGACGGATCTGAG ATTGTAATGCCATTCCAAGAGGACTCGGATGTGGTGGTCGAGCAGAACATGAATTTGCCGGATTATCTCCCCGAGGAAGAGAGCCCGTCTCAGGAGCAGCATAAAGCCGTGACGCGATTGGGCTCCGTGCAAGACGGTGTGAGCTGGCTGGGCACGGCCGCTAATTTTCTGTCCCGCTCCTTTTACTGGTGA
- the mtfr1 gene encoding mitochondrial fission regulator 1 has translation MSKSHRRIEMDLALGSSKPYGSSRSIVRRIATSLPLAPCPRVQFQLHPFTVGAGFLNNSNGPNGLVATFADVGWIDREESDVAGKTRFKADSGLFFRTQQCRPLRRQRSLPSLHQAEPAPQSQAIINDEAIQKISVLESELAKLRVQIAQIVQAQEQIAQSPAPAPGGPPVPMAPLMAPVPPPPPPPPPPPPPPCSSMQRSYSAIDLIKERRGKKAEYNTILDLELKKTEVPSMLDVLKDMGKVKLRSVKSRPADGQTKPKPVEPTDASALIAEALKRKFAYRYRCDSECESSFNFPAPENKAHVEMPLFGQHMLKSTGRKPY, from the exons ATGAGTAAAAGTCATAGACGGATAGAAATGGACCTG GCTTTAGGATCATCAAAGCCTTATGGGTCGTCCAGGAGTATTGTGAGAAGAATCGCCACAAGTCTTCCTCTGGCACCCTGTCCTCGTGTCCAATTTCAA CTTCATCCATTTACTGTTGGAGCCGGTTTCCTGAACAATTCCAATGGACCAAATGGACTTGTGGCAACTTTCGCTGATGTAGGCTGGATTGACAGAGAAGAGAGTGATGTAGCTGGCAAAACTAG GTTTAAAGCAGATTCTGGGTTGTTCTTCCGCACTCAGCAGTGCAGGCCCCTGAGACGGCAGCGCTCTTTACCCAGCTTGCATCAAGCTGAGCCTGCTCCTCAGAGCCAGGCGATTATCAATGATGAAGCAATTCAGAAGATCAGCGTTCTTGAGTCTGAGCTGGCCAAACTCAGAGTGCAAATCGCACAGATAGTTCAGGCACAGGAGCAAATTGCACAGTCCCCGG CTCCAGCTCCAGGTGGCCCTCCTGTCCCCATGGCTCCACTGATGGCACCAGTCCCACCCCCGccccctccaccaccaccacctcctcctcctccatgcTCCAGCATGCAGAGGAGCTATTCCGCCATCGACCTCATCAAAGAGCGCCGTGGGAAGAAAGCAGAGTACAATACAATACTGGACCTAGAATTAAAAAAGACAGAGGTGCCCAGCATGTTAGACGTGCTGAAAGACATGGGAAAAGTAAAGCTGCGCTCAGTTAAGAG TCGTCCGGCAGATGGCCAAACGAAACCCAAGCCTGTTGAGCCAACAGATGCATCAGCGCTGATTGCCGAGGCACTGAAACGAAAGTTCGCTTACCGTTACCGTTGTGACAGCGAATGTGAAAGCAGCTTTAACTTTCCAGCCCCTGAGAATAAGGCCCATGTGGAAATGCCACTG TTTGGACAGCATATGTTGAAATCAACTGGGAGGAAACCATACTAA